The following DNA comes from Enterocloster bolteae.
GTACCATATATTTATGCATTTACTTGGCCACTCCATGGACAAACGCATCTACCATTTTAATAATATACTCATCTGCTTTCATCTCAGTCAGGCCGCTGCCAAAAGAGGCCTTAAAAAATACAAATCCAAAATTCAACGACAAAAACATCATGGCCATACTCTCGTAATCATCCGATATGAGCTTTCCCTTCTCATACATTTTCCTGAAATATGCCGTAACACCGGTTTTAAAGACCTGGGGAATGGCTAAGATCCCTTCCCTTGTATCCTCCGCCAGCTCTGGTGTACGCAGTCCCAGGGAGAGCTTAACAAATTCCGGCGTGACCTTTTTCATATAAATACGGGCAAATTGGCACAGGTCCTCTGTCAGATTACCCGTCTCAATCATAAAATCATCCGGTTCCAAATCCGGATGCCATCTTTTCTGTCCCATGGCCTGAAGCACAATTTCCTTCTTCCCCTTAAATTTTCTGAAGATAGTACACTCGTTCACCCCGGCACGTTTTGCGATATCCTTTGTAGTGGTAGCTGTATATCCTCTCTCCACTACAAGTTCCATGGCTGCATCTATAATATTCTGTCCTGTCTGGTCCATATCACCCTCCCCAAAGCGCAAGTGTACACTTGCATCATACAATAATCCCATCTCCCTGTCAAGGCTTCCTGTCACAAAAAGGTCAAGCTGTTCATTATTCCCTCCGTATCCAGGGACGATATAGAGCCGCCGAACATAACCATCTGCAGTCTGTCTCCATTGATTCTGGCATAAACCTTCAAAAATCCGGGTATGCCCAGGGAAGATGCATCCATATAGTGATAACTGTACCAGAGTCCGTTTGAAAGCTGACTGGTTGTCTTGGTCTGGGGTGTCCCCAACTCTGCTTCCACAGCTGCGTCCAGTACGCTTTCCTGGTAGGTGTATACCAGGTCTGCATATCCGCCAAAGTCCGCGAGGGATTCTGACATGATGCAGATAAGGCTGCTGCCGTCCACACTGGTCATATATATTCCCCTCTCATCAGAGGAATGAAATACAAATTCTTCGGGAACTGTGAGAAGCACATTACCAATCTGTTTTATTGCGCCGCTGTCCTGGCCCTGCTCTTGCACACCTGTCAGCTCCTGTTGGGGCACCTCTGCCTGTTCCTGCATCTGCGCCTGAACCTCTTGCTGCATCTGCACCACTCCGTCCTCAATCCAGGCCCCCTGCATGTCAACGCTGTACCCATCTGGTGTTTGGGTGTTTTGGAGGCAATAGCCATCCTCATTAAAATAATAGCATCTTCCGTCTATCCAGGACCATTCGCTTTTTACATACGTGCCATCCTCATTCTGATACCACCAGCCGGTATCGTCCTGCCTCCACTGGCCTGCAAACGCGCTCATACTCAAAGCTACAGTGGCCAGCAGCACCGCAATTACCATCATCCAGCATTTTTTCCTACCGGCGGTGCTCTTATCCGCGGCTCTTTTATACACAGCCCTCTTATCCTTTATCTTCATATCAGTTGCCCTCCCTTAGTCTTATACTTCCAATATACTTCTCTTTTCCAGGGACAAGAACCTAAAATCAACTTAAATTATACGTAACAGTTCCATGCGCCGTCCTGAACAGTTACAATTATACTTCTGGATGGAAAATATAAAAACAAAAAAACCGGAGCACCCTGTATCATAAAATCACAAAGCTCCGGTTAAACAACAAAAAAGCGCGAGACGGGATTCGAACCCGCGGCCCCCACCTTGGCAAGGTGGTGCTCCACCCCTGAGCCACTCGCGCATAAATGTTATCATTATATTTTCAAAGTCGGGGTGACAGGATTCGAACCTGCGACCTCCTGGTCCCAAACCAGGCGCTCTAGCCAAGCTGAGCCACACCCCGTCATCACCGTGTACATAAATATATCACAGATGATATTAAATTTCAAGTACTTTTACGTACCCTCAAAACCACATATTGAATTCCGATTGTTTCACAAACCTTTTTCCCTTAACCTTCTGGATAAGCCCTCGACCGATTAGTATTAGTCAGCTCCGTACATTACTGCACTTCCACCTCTAACCTATCTACCTCGTCGTCTTCAAGGGGTCTTACTCGCTTTCGCGATGGGATATCTCATCTTGAGGGGGGCTTCACGCTTAGATGCCTTCAGCGTTTATCCCGTCCAGACTTGGCTACCCTGCCATGGCCTTGGTAGGCCAACAGGTACACCAGCGGTCTGTCCATCCCGGTCCTCTCGTACTAAGGACAGCTCCTCTCAGATATCCTACGCCCGCGCCGGATAGGGACCGAACTGTCTCACGACGTTCTGAACCCAGCTCGCGTACCGCTTTAATGGGCGAACAGCCCAACCCTTGGGACCTGCTACAGCCCCAGGATGCGATGAGCCGACATCGAGGTGCCAAACCACTCCGTCGATGTGAACTCTTGGGAGTGATAAGCCTGTTATCCCCAGGGTAGCTTTTATCCGTTGAGCGATGGCAATCCCACTTTCATACCACCGGATCACTAAGTCCTACTTTCGTACCTGCTCCACCCGTCGGTGTCGCAGTCAAGCTCCCTTATGCCTTTGCACTCTTTGGATGGTTTCCAACCATCCTGAGGGAACCTTTGAGCGCCTCCGATACCCTTTCGGAGGCGACCGCCCCAGTCAAACTCCCCGCCTGACATTGTCCCCCGCCCGGGTCACGGGCGCAGGTTAGAAACCCAATATCGCAAGGGTGGTATCCCAACATTGGCTCCACACAGACTGGCGTCCATGTTTCAAAGCCTCCCACCTATCCTGTACATGCAATACCGAATCCCAGTATCAAACTGGAGTAAAGCTCCATGGGGTCTTTCCGTCCTGGCGCAGGTAACCAGCATCTTCACTGGTATTTCAATTTCACCGGGTGCATTGTTGAGACAGCGCTCAAATCATTACGCCTTTCGTGCGGGTCGGAACTTACCCGACAAGGAATTTCGCTACCTTAGGACCGTTATAGTTACGGCCGCCGTTTACTGGGGCTTAAATTCAAAGCTTCGCTTGCGCTAACCTCTCCTCTTAACCTTCCAGCACCGGGCAGGCGTCAGCCCATATACCTCACCTTACGGTTTTGCATAGACCTGTGTTTTTGCTAAACAGTTGCTTGAGCCTATTCTCTGCGGCCACATCTCTGTGGCACCCCTTCTCCCGAAGTTACGGGGTCATTTTGCCGAGTTCCTTAACAATGCTTCTCCCGCCGGCCTTAGGATTCTCTCCTCATCTACCTGTGTCGGTTTACGGTACGGGCATGTATCACACAATAGCGGCTTTTCTTGACAGCCGGAATCACACACTTCGCTACTTTAGTTCGCTGCGCGTCACGTCTTCGGATTGCACGGCGGATTTGCCAACCGTACTCCTACCTCGCTTGCCCCGGTATTCCCATTCCCGGGATGTGTTGTCCTTCTGTGTCCCCACAGTTCTGATGATACATGGTACAGGAATTTCAACCTGTTGTCCATCGACTACGCCTCTCAGCCTCGCCTTAGGCCCCGACTTACCCAGAGCAGATCAGCTTTACTCTGGAAACCTTGGATATTCGGCCTGGAGGATTCCCACCTCCATCTCGCTACTCATTCCGGCATTCTCTCTTCTTAACGCTCCACGGCTCCTTATCGGTACCGCTTCTCCGCACTAAGAATGCTCCTCTACCAATGTACTTACATACATTCCTAAGCTTCGGTGTTGTGTTTCAGCCCCGGACATTTTCGGCGCAGGACCTCTCGACTAGTGAGCTATTACGCACTCTTTGAATGTGTGGCTGCTTCTGAGCCAACATCCTAGTTGTCTTTGAAATCCCACATCCTTTTCCACTTAACACACACTTTGGGACCTTAGCTGTAGGTCTGGGCTCTTTCCCTTTTGACTACCCAACTTATCTCGTGCAGTCTGACTCCCATACATCATTTATGCGGCATTCGGAGTTTGATATCCCTTGGTAAGCTTTGACGCCCCCTTAGGAATTCAGTGCTCTACCTCCGCTAAACTAATATGAGGCTAGCCCTAAAGCTATTTCGAGGAGAACCAGCTATCTCCGGGTTCGATTGGAATTTCTCCCCTATCCACACCTCATTCCCACCCTTTTCAACGGATGTGGATCCGGTCCTCCACGGAATTTTACTTCCGCTTCAACCTGGACATGGATAGGTCACCCGGTTTCGGGTCTGCCTGTACTGACTTGACGCCCATTTGAGACTTGGTTTCCCTTCGGCTCCGAGCCTTAAGCTCTTAACCTTGCCAGTACCGGCAACTCGCCGGACCGTTCTACAAAAAGTACGCGGTCGCACCTTAACGTGCTTCCACAGCTTGTAAACACAGGGTTTCAGGTTCTTTTTCACTCCCCTCCCGGGGTCCTTTTCACCTTTCCTTCACAGTACTATGCGCTATCGGTCACTAAGGAGTATTTAGCCTTGGAGGGTGGTCCCTCCGACTTCCCACAAGGTTTCTCGTGTCTCGTGGTACTCTGGATCCTGCTGCTTCCTATTGTTTTCGTGTACGGGGCTTTCACCCTCTCTGGCCTGACTTCCCAGACAGTTCCACTAACAAATCGGTTCACGTTTGCAGTCCATAACCCCAGCATGCACGCACGCTGGTTTGGGCTCTTCCCATTTCGCTCGCCGCTACTTTGGGAATCGATGTTTCTTTCTCTTCCTCCGGCTACTTAGATGTTTCAGTTCACCGGGTTCCCTCTGCATGGCTATGGATTCACCATGCAGTGACTGAGGTTTGCTCAGCCGGGTTTCCCCATTCAGATATCTCCGGATCAAAGGATATTTGCTCCTCCCCGAAGCTTTTCGCAGCTTATCACGTCTTTCATCGGCTCTTAGTGCCAAGGCATCCACCCTGCGCTCTTTATAGCTTAACCAAATGATTTCCCGCCGCGGGTTGCTGCGGGTCCTCTAAACGTCCATAGCGTTGGACGCTTTGGTTCTAGGTTTTCATAAATGCTTTCGCATTTACAAGTTTGTTTTTCCATACAATCTCTTGTATGGCCTCGGATGTCTTGATATTCTGATTTAGAATATACAATTCATTTTTATTCAATATGCGGTTTTCAAGGTACGTTTGGTATGCTTCCGTTTCCTCAGAGGTTTTCAGCACAAGCTTCTTCCCTTTGGTCACTTCAGCAAATGGAGATGGAGAGATTCGAACTCCTGACCCTTCTGTCTCTTCAACAGCCATTCTTCCAGAAGAATGATATGATATTCATACAGGGCTACCCTTTCAAGGCAATCTCTTATTTAATTTAGATATTACATGGGCTTAAGTGGACTCGAACCACCGACCTCACGCTTATCAGGCGTGCGCTCTAACCGGCTGAGCTATAAGCCCCGGTTAATTCTGCAAAAGCTACGCTGTCACATCATTACCTTGCTGTATATGTTCTCAGTGAAAGTAAAACCACTGTTCACTGTAAAACTTCTTATAAAATCCGGCAGCCACCTGCTCTCCCATGCCGTCTCCAGCATAGTACCATCGGCCGCTTAGGTCTTAACCATCGTGTTCGGGATGGGTACGGGTGTTTCCCCTAAGCGCATCGCCACCGGAAAATTTTAAGCACCTTTTAATCAAGGACTCAATAATACATAAACCCCTACTTCTTCTTCCTTAGAAAGGAGGTGATCCAGCCGCACCTTCCGATACGGCTACCTTGTTACGACTTCACCCCAGTTACCTGCCCCGCCTTCGGCAGCTCCCTCTCTTGCGAGTTGGGTCACTGACTTCGGGCGTTGCTGACTCCCATGGTGTGACGGGCGGTGTGTACAAGACCCGGGAACGTATTCACCGCGACATTCTGATTCGCGATTACTAGCGATTCCAGCTTCGTGTAGTCGGGTTGCAGACTACAGTCCGAACTGGGACGTTATTTTTGGGATTTGCTCCACATCACTGTCTTGCTTCCCTTTGTTTACGCCATTGTAGCACGTGTGTAGCCCAAATCATAAGGGGCATGATGATTTGACGTCATCCCCACCTTCCTCCAGGTTATCCCTGGCAGTCTCCCTAGAGTGCCCAGCTTTACCTGCTGGCTACTAAGGATAAGGGTTGCGCTCGTTGCGGGACTTAACCCAACATCTCACGACACGAGCTGACGACAACCATGCACCACCTGTCTCTCTTGCCCCGAAGGGAAGGCGCCGTTACACGCCGGTCAAGAGGATGTCAAGACTTGGTAAGGTTCTTCGCGTTGCTTCGAATTAAACCACATGCTCCACCGCTTGTGCGGGTCCCCGTCAATTCCTTTGAGTTTCATTCTTGCGAACGTACTCCCCAGGTGGAATGCTTACTGCGTTTGCGACGGCACCGAAGGGCTTTGCCCCCCAACACCTAGCATTCATCGTTTACGGCGTGGACTACCAGGGTATCTAATCCTGTTTGCTCCCCACGCTTTCGAGCCTCAACGTCAGTTATCGTCCAGTAAGCCGCCTTCGCCACTGGTGTTCCTCCTAATATCTACGCATTTCACCGCTACACTAGGAATTCCACTTACCTCTCCGACACTCTAGCAAAACAGTTTCCAAAGCAGTCCCAGGGTTGAGCCCTGGGTTTTCACTTCAGACTTGCTTCGCCGTCTACGCTCCCTTTACACCCAGTAAATCCGGATAACGCTTGCCCCCTACGTATTACCGCGGCTGCTGGCACGTAGTTAGCCGGGGCTTCTTAGTCAGGTACCGTCATTTTCTTCCCTGCTGATAGAGCTTTACATACCGAAATACTTCTTCACTCACGCGGCGTCGCTGCATCAGGCTTTCGCCCATTGTGCAATATTCCCCACTGCTGCCTCCCGTAGGAGTTTGGGCCGTGTCTCAGTCCCAATGTGGCCGGTCACCCTCTCAGGTCGGCTACTGATCGTCGCTTTGGTGGGCCGTTACCCCGCCAACTGGCTAATCAGACGCGGATCCATCTCACACCACCGGAGTTTTTCACACTGTACCATGCGGTACTGTGCGCTTATGCGGTATTAGCAGTCATTTCTAACTGTTATCCCCCAGTGTGAGGCAGGTTATCCACGCGTTACTCACCCGTCCGCCACTCAGTCAATTAAAAATCCATCCGAAAACTTCATTTTAATTGCTTCGTTCGACTTGCATGTGTTAGGCACGCCGCCAGCGTTCATCCTGAGCCAGGATCAAACTCTCATGTTTAAAAGTTGATTCCAGGTTTCAGACTACTTAGCTTGGCTAGTTATCTTTAACCTTCATTACTTGGTTTTGTTCTGAATTTTCTCAAATCCAAAGGCCTAAACCAGACCTTTTGTTTTTAGAATTTTCAGGGTTTGTGTATTATTCAGTCTTCAATTTTAAAGGTACGATGGAAGCATTGCTTCCGACCGCAGAAGGAGGGATTTGAACCCTCGCGCCGCTACTAACGACCTACTCCCTTTCCAGGGGAGCCCCTTCAACCTCTTGGGTACTTCTGCTTGGTTGAATCTTGTTTCATATTCAATTTATATTCGCAGGCAAATCACTAAAACTCGTCTGCAGCGGAGAGGGTGGGATTCGAACCCACGCGCCCTTGCGGACAAACGGTTTTCAAGACCGCCTCGTTATGACCACTTCGATACCTCTCCGAACGCGCTTTTCCATTTTACAGAAGTTTCGACGTTTTGTCAAGTACTTTTTTTATTTCTTCAAAACTTTATTTTTCTAAGTTTTGTGTTTTGCTGCTGTTCTCAGCGGCAACTCGATTAGTCTATCATGTAATTCGACAGATGTCAACATTTTTTTTAACTTTTTTTCTGCAGGTTGAATTTTCCAAAATTAGGAAGATTCAACCTGCGTTACCAACTGTTATTCATTCCAATTCCTGGTAAACCTCTTACAGGTCCTTATCCACGGCCCAGCGGTCCAGCTGCTTCAGGAATCTTCTATCCTCTGAAACTACCTTGACTGGTTTTTTGTAATCTATAGCCATCAGTCCCAATACGGATTTTCCGTCTGCAATCTGATTATCCATTGTATGTACTCCAATATCCAATGGAGAAGCACAGGCCAGATGCATAAAATCTCTTAAATCATTGGATGTGTACAGCATAATTTCACGTACCATATTGATACCTCCTTATTCGGGCATAGTATAACATTTTAGGATAAAATATACAATATCCAATCATGATTTTATATAATTCCATTGAGTCAGAGCAGTACGCAGCTCATCCTTTTCTGCTGCCGCCTTTTCAAATGGCTGTCCGCTCATCACAATCTCAATCGCCTGGCGCATTGCCCGAGCCCCTGCTGCTGCACCGCCTGGATGTCCCTGAACGGCTCCCCCTGCTGCCAGAACCACATCTTTTCCCACTTCCCGGATATACTTTTCCACCATCCCCGGATGGACTCCCCCTCCTATGGACGGCATAGAGGGCTTAATGTCATAGAAAGGAAGCGTGAGCTGGGCTACTGTCTGCATATACTTTTGATGGAGAAGCGGATAGCCGCCATAGGGTGTATTGATCATTACAATATCAGCTCCAGCAAGCCGTGCAAGCTTTCCCACAGCAAGGGGAGAGGCCATTCCATTCATGGCTCCTTCAAAACACATTCCAGTACCTGCCGAATGTCCCAGGATAGGAAGAACCGTATGCTCCGCCACATGCTTAAGCACGCTGTATCCCATGGCCGCAAAATTAATCATCAGTCCATCTGCACCGGCATCCTCTGCGCGTTTTACATTTTCCATAATTTCACCTGCGCCGCTGGTTATGTTCACAAAATATTTTACCCGCTCCCCTGTCTTCTCATAGGCCGCCTCAGCCGCCTCTCTATATGCCCTTACCCGTTCTTCGGGCTTGCTGTAAACAGGATTTCCAAACAATTCATCGTCCTTTATAAAATCCACACCTCCCAGTGCAGTCTCATAAAATATCCTTGCCCCCTCTTTCGGAGTCAGTCCTGTACACGGCTTGATCATATTCAACAAAATCGGCCGGTTACTTATTCCGGCAAACTTCTGAATTCCTTCAATCCCATACCGCGGTCCCCTGAATTTGCGGACAAACTCCTCCGGAAACTCTATATCTAAAAGTTTTACCTGGGCTGAGGTGGAGGCATCGTTGCCTAAAAGGGCGGTAATAAGCAGCGGCAGGTCTGTACCAAAGTTTACAGCAGGATAGGCAATCTGAATCAGATATTCTCTCTGGTCTCCGGTAATCTGAGTAGCCAGATCCAGGGAAGGCACATCAAATACGTTCACCACCTTCCCCATATATTTTTCGCGAATCTCCTCTGTAATTCCAGGTATGGGAATCCATGTTCCAATGGTCTGCCCCACTGCAAGGGCTGCCGCTTTCTTAAGGACATCCACTTCCTTCGGCAGACTGATATGATATGTTGCTACTGCATAATTTTGTTTGTGTACTGTCTCCGATAATGTATAAAGTAAAGAATCCATCTTTTCTCCTTTAATCCGCAGCGCTCATATGCCTGACAAAACAAAAGAGCCCGGCATCCTGTTTCGATGCCCAAGCTCTGTTATCACTCTCTGATTCTGCTATATACTTATATCACGATTTACGCATTCTCATGAAAATACACATCCAAAGAGTAAGGAATATTCTCCGTTCTCTTCTTCAGATTCTGAGCCAATAAATGACTGATTCGTTCGCTGTCCCGTTGTTTCAAGGCATCCAGATAACTCTGGTGCTCTTCAATCATCCTTTCCCTGGATTCCCGGCCTTCCAACAGTTTCTGACCGTAAATCAATTTAAAGAACGACAGATTATCCCACAACGATTCTATCATCGCACAGATTCTGTCCAGCTGGCTGATTTTATAGATTGAAAAATGGTACAACCTATTCTGCTGATACACATCAATTGCATCAAGCTCCTCCTGCCTGACAATACGAATATATTCTGCGTGAATCTCTTTCAGGTTTTGGATGTCTTCATCTGTAATCTTCTCACAGGCATACTTTGCTGCTACCGGCTCCAATGCCGTTCTGGCTATATATATCTGCCGTACATCATCCTTTGTCAATGTCACAAGCCTCGTCCCTGCATAT
Coding sequences within:
- a CDS encoding RuBisCO large subunit C-terminal-like domain-containing protein encodes the protein MDSLLYTLSETVHKQNYAVATYHISLPKEVDVLKKAAALAVGQTIGTWIPIPGITEEIREKYMGKVVNVFDVPSLDLATQITGDQREYLIQIAYPAVNFGTDLPLLITALLGNDASTSAQVKLLDIEFPEEFVRKFRGPRYGIEGIQKFAGISNRPILLNMIKPCTGLTPKEGARIFYETALGGVDFIKDDELFGNPVYSKPEERVRAYREAAEAAYEKTGERVKYFVNITSGAGEIMENVKRAEDAGADGLMINFAAMGYSVLKHVAEHTVLPILGHSAGTGMCFEGAMNGMASPLAVGKLARLAGADIVMINTPYGGYPLLHQKYMQTVAQLTLPFYDIKPSMPSIGGGVHPGMVEKYIREVGKDVVLAAGGAVQGHPGGAAAGARAMRQAIEIVMSGQPFEKAAAEKDELRTALTQWNYIKS
- a CDS encoding GntR family transcriptional regulator, with amino-acid sequence MKSNMRITMNDLDRGMLQHNKLPDLALDKLMEWIMSGKLSMGDKLNTEELASQLGVSRMPIREALANLEKKGLAESVPYAGTRLVTLTKDDVRQIYIARTALEPVAAKYACEKITDEDIQNLKEIHAEYIRIVRQEELDAIDVYQQNRLYHFSIYKISQLDRICAMIESLWDNLSFFKLIYGQKLLEGRESRERMIEEHQSYLDALKQRDSERISHLLAQNLKKRTENIPYSLDVYFHENA
- a CDS encoding TetR/AcrR family transcriptional regulator, with the protein product MDQTGQNIIDAAMELVVERGYTATTTKDIAKRAGVNECTIFRKFKGKKEIVLQAMGQKRWHPDLEPDDFMIETGNLTEDLCQFARIYMKKVTPEFVKLSLGLRTPELAEDTREGILAIPQVFKTGVTAYFRKMYEKGKLISDDYESMAMMFLSLNFGFVFFKASFGSGLTEMKADEYIIKMVDAFVHGVAK